GTAAGGAGacttaaaacacaaaaagaaCTTTATATGGGAATTTATGTAAGTTCAAACACAGCATATAAACTATTGAACCCTTAACacatatgacatatatataacaagccACTTACTGTAAGGCTGTTGCAACTATGTACCCTTGTTGCAAAAATAGAGATAAATAACTAAAGATGATAACAAGGATCAAGCAAACTCCAGATACCATAAGCAAACCAGAACCCAAAATTCTGTATCCTAATTTGGATCCTTATGAAATGTTGAAAAGGAACccagaaaaaaaaagaataatgatCATTGAATGACAAGATGCAATCTGTTAAATAGTTCTTCTAGATAGAGTTGAGAGAAATAGTGAGGAAGTTAGGGGGCGAGAGAAGGATGTGGTGAGTAAATAGACATGCAGGGAAATTAGAGCGCAACAAAAATCGATTCCCTAAATTACGAACATTACGCACTTTTACATAAAGGGTAATTGCATTATAGCACACCTAACACTTCTATTCATTATCAGATTATCTATAGCATTCCCCATAGTGCAATACCTTTAATCAGACACTAAGGCACACCCTCAACATGTTAAATATAACAAACTATACTAATACAacatcaatatattttttaacaaagTGACTTAAGATGTTGTAAGCAGTTAATGATTTTTTCACGTTTTTGACCTATTCCGCAGTAAACCAAGTTTTAAAATATTGCACCTGTTAGATATAACTATAGCCCAAATCAACAACCcaaaagtaaatgggttgatATTGGCACCTATAGTctgtttgattaaaaaaaattatattaatgcaATAAAAAGCTTGTTACCTTTGTTAGGGTTGTTACTTTTCCAGGCGGCGAAGCCCGAGAGATATTCCTGTCACCGTCAACTAGTAGATAGCGATATCCCTTGACATGATAAGCATTCTCACCACCCCATCCCTTTGCAAGCTTCTCCTCAACCTTAAAGATCTTAGCAGATGCCTGGCAAATGCAAAATTACAATCcatttacaaaaattaaaaacagaaGGAAGAACGTATGAGAAAAATACTAACAACTGAGTGTGACATTTGTGTTTCTATAATCAACACAAAGCTCAAACATAAAGTTTTTCCAATATACATCACAAAGACACAAACGTCATATATTTCAGGTTTCATGTTAGGTTACTTTCATGATCTGAcataattacattaaaaaaaactagaatTAGTATATCTGCTTTAGCAGAAAAAAGTTCAATAGACAACATGGGATGTCTTGGGTGTAAATCTCTTAAGTGGTAGCCCCAACTACagaattcaaaaaaaaaaaaaaacaaacaagatCCTAAGATTTGATTAGAAAAGGCATGTATTCTAACTATGGTCAAATTCTTATCGATAATCAAGATACATTAGGTTTATGCAAGTGTACAGGGGCAAAGTAATATTAGTATATAATCACATAGAGATAGAAAAACTGACATTTTCAAGAAGTTGTTGCTTCAACATGGAGATACCTTCCTCCCCGTTAAGCATGGAGGTTACAGGTATAAGAAGAATTATGGTAAGGCTTTTATGCTGATAAGCACAAAGGTACATCTTATGCTCTGTTTGCTGAAGCCATATTGTCGGTGTGGTAGGAACCAAGTTACCAACTTCTACACCCCAGATATCCGTAGCAAGAAAGCCATCCTTCCCTTTGGACCACTTGCCAATCTGTAAAGGCCTCACAACACGATAATTGCCGCTTCCTACAGAAGAGGCATCCTGCAACCTGTGTAATCGGTCCAAAGCTGACTCAGCATGTGAAGAAACGCTTCCTTTCCGCAGATAAGACCAGGTACTTCCTCCGGAAGATGATAGAACACGTGGGGTCAACCTTAAGACACCGTACGAAAACAGATTAACAGTGTCATCCTGaaagacattaaaaaaaaacaatcaaccCGCACAGCCGACTATGATAACTTCCAGCATCAAATGGTAAGGCCTGAATACATGTATTCCACTCCCAAAAACAGTAAGGATCAGGGACATTTCTACTTTGGTGGTAATTTAATATgcttattttaggtaaatatgtCATAATGAATAATCACAGTCTGATAATTAGTTGTAATAGAAGGACTATAGAAAAAGTGTTCGGAAGTGCTTTTGCAATTTAAAGGTATCAAGAATTCATGATCAGATGTTTGAGTATTCAGCAAATTCTAATTGCTTTAGGAATTAATAGGTAAAATGACTAATataataattcaaaaaaaaagagatatttTTGTGAAAGGATATTTTATGTCTTACATATAAGATGTTCCTATTTAAAGTTGTAACGATAAGACATTTAGATGTTTCGagtgttaaaaaaaatctacttatctagtaattaataaaaaatatgaaaaaaaaaaaagtaaacagaGAGACATTTTGTAAAATCGGAATAGAAATCTATTATTTACGTCAACAGCAGGGGAAGTAAGTAATTTTATTTGGCCACCCTTGAATAAGATAATCATGTATTTTTCCATCCAAACACCCTCAAGATACTCCACGCGGATAATAAATGGTGCTTGTCTACTTGACACAAGATAGAaagattaattataaaaatgcataaagctgtgtgtgtgtgtgtgttggggggggggggggggggggtatcaAAGACAGAACATACAGGAGGTAGTGTTGTAGAGACCAGCAAGTCCTGGAATAATATAACTGAGTAGCCTGATGTGTTCCCCATGCATGAATCTAATACTCCAACAAGAGACTGCAAAATAGAGTAGTAAACTAAGCAAATTACATAAAATATCTTCAATAATTATGTGCTAGTTAGAAATTAAAACTACAAGGCAGCCAAAATACTAAGGAATACGCATGATGCCGATCTGACCTGTACTTCAATCGCAGCCTCCCGACCAACAGTCAACATCTGTACAGTCCCACGCTCCTTCAAAGAGTCACGAAAATTAGGTAACAGGAATTTAGTGCCCATGAGAAAATCTGCTTCAAAGACAAAATGTAGTTATAAGCGAGAAGTATAGGCGTACAGCAACTTCAGCATTGCCACAATAGCACTAATCCATTTAGAAAGCATTTGAAATAGAAACTTCAGCTTTACCGCAGCACCAATACTCCAATGGAGTCCGTTTTTGATATGCTGACAATAAGCGATCTCcaatagatatattaaaaagatgCTGGAAACAGACTCTATATAATCCATGTAGGATAAATGCATGATATAGAAAAGGACTTACCACTAAGGTAATCCATGATGAAAGTATACAAATGACTACGAAGCAATCCTCCACCAGGTTCTTTATCAAGCAACACCCTTATCGAACCATGAAACATAATGAATAGAGAGTGTATTTCCTTGAGAACACTGCGTAGTGCCTCAATCCTCCATACAGCTTCCGTTTCTTTGCTTTTTGCAACCACCTACAACAAGGTATAGCCTGATCAAATATATGCATTTGATGatttaaataaacataatatttacCTATATTAAGGTTGCAAAATGACTTTCAGCATATGTAAAAGTAAAATTGCAAAATGACTTTCAGCATATGTAAAAGTAAAACATTACACAACCAAGATATTCCTACAAATTATCATCTATTTATCGTAAATATAATTTGGAAAAAGATTCCATATTCCTGATACTAACATGACAATAATAACAACACACCCTAGATATGCAGGCAAGCACGCACATAGTGATAGAAAAGGCATGAAATGGGGATAAATAGAGCCGTTAGGTTGTTCCTGCACCACAATGTTGCAAAACATTTTAAACACAATAATGTGTGTGTTTGAGAACTTCATCCCGGAAATATAAATCAAGTAAGGGGGAAGACAAAAAGCTGAATTTGGTCAACTAAAAACTGAagagttattttaaaaataaaaatagaacaaACGgtataaatgttaaaaaaaaaaaaaaataggaatcaTTAAGGGTTGAGGAAATCAAGAACTCCATTATCAATATGAGTGAAAGCATAACAAATAGCATATTAAATAAGTGTTGGATGGTTATAGCAATATGCGACAAGAATATATTGTGCATGGACTTGTACATGTATTATCATCCAAATGCGTTTGATGTGTTTACTGTTTAGGCCCTTTTAAAGTATGAGAATATATATGGACTGTGTGAATAAATCATATGAAACCTTCTGATATAATGAATAACAAACAATCATTCATACTATACATATACTCGACAACTCGTACATGTGCATCTTTAAGTTAGGGAACAGATCTGAATAAACATACACTTACCATTACCATCCAAATATCAGGCTCTGCCTCAAAGAACACATGGGAATGCATTTCCGCTTCTATTACCTCACAAGCTGCTTCCGGAGAAAAAATTCTGCAAAAACACGTTCATAAGTCAACTAACAAATCAAAAGGGCATATGTCAGGAAAGACTGACAAACCAAAAACCACATTTACATGTTCCTGTCAAGAATcaattatattttgttacaaATCATAACCCAACATCACCATAGATGCACACAAAGTCTATTACACAAGTGCTGACCTTGTGAAATTGATGAGTCCTTCGCTAAGCCCAATTACAGAAAGTTGAGCCGGAAACGGCAAATCAGCCGGAAAGAAAAACAAGATCTTTTCAAGTTCCTCTCCTTCATGTTGCCCCCTTCGCAAATCAAATACGCAAAACTTCAGGGCTTCACTAAGAGTAGTACCAGTAGTAGTAGCAGCAGATGACAAACCCATTCTATATTCCCCTTATCATTCACCTTACAAATCAAACACAATAAACGCCGTCACACAACTAATAACATATATCTTACGAAAACACATAATTATGCAAAACATGAAACAGATCACCGAAATTTAAACAATCAACTATACTTATATCACATGAACCCTAGCAAGAAACTGCTGGATAACAGATTGGCGATATATTCAACTTTTAGTTCAAACTCTATCGTATGTATCCAACTTTTACACATTTACCATTGTATGTATCTTACGGTACTTTCGTTAACGTGGCTTCCGTTTATGTTGCCAACACGACAACCGTATAAGTTGTGACGTCAGCAAAATATACTATCAGATACATACaatatcaaatatttaaaaaatggatGCATAACTTAGATTCTGAGCTATAGATGGATACATTTCCAAGCACCTAACCCTAGATATTGATATTAAAACTTGGACAAAGTACCTTTAATCAAGCATAgataaaatcaaaaagaaattataaatctaatcaaattaattaatccTAATTTTCTGGGAATTAACTGTCGGATAATTAGGGGAAACtacatcaattatatgcaaTTTACTAATATTATCTGTATTTTCTAagacataaataaatttaattaaggTGTAATAGTGGAGAGGAAAATGGAAATGCTTACCGGATTGAATTGGAAGGGCGGGGAACGGTGGTGTGTAGGTAATATGTATATGCCGCGATTGGCGATACTACCGTGGTGTGAAACACAGTACTGAGAAACTATCCCAAAGTCAATCggttgatttaattttttttttttaacggcggAAGTGAAGTATTATTAATAACACTAACTAGCAAAAAGCTAGGtacataaacaaataagaaaataaacGTAAAATCAATTAAGAAATACATGGCTTACTACATCAACTATTCAATCTAACTCCACTTTTTTAGCTCTATTTGGAATCCATAAAAACGTCCTGGATCTAATTTCTTCAAAGATCATATGAGCTGTAGAAAATACCATATTATGCACCGCATCATTCTTCGATTTCCAAAGGCTCCAAATAGCAATAAGAATAATGGCATTGAGCATTTTTCTTCCACTTTTTATCCCCAGCTCGAGAATAATGAAAGGTGTATAAGTCATGGACATGAAAAGCATAAAAAGGGTTTACCTTACACCAAGATCCAATTAAATCTCAAACCTCCATGGAAAAGGGACATGCTGTGAGAATATGATCAAGAGATTCATCGGTAAGATCACCTAACACAGGATAAAGACCTCATTGTAATCCCCCTTTTATTGAGTTGAATTAGAGTCGGAATGTCTCGATTTGCTCTCCAATTTCTTAAATTCACCTTCTTTGGAACCCAATTGTTTCAATGATAGTTGGGATGTGAATTGTGAACAATAGTCGAGttcatataaaatttttatgagTATTACTATCattactttttctttaaattaattttctttcataTAATATACTCGTAACTTTTATGAGTATCATATAAAATTCTGGTGGTATACAAAATATCGGAAATTTGAGTGTTATTTTGGTAattttgatattaaataaaatattatatatatttatatacatacacaaattaTTTTACAATATGACTTAAAATTCTAAAAATTTTATCCTATTTCCtaaatcatatttaaaataaaatccacATGCCTAAActgtattaatataaaaatatttttagatataCTGGACACAACTTTTtgttaacaaaacaaaataataatataaaaacaaatggaCATCATCTATACATAAtctcatttttatttctttatcttttcatCTATCTTTCTTTTTCACTTTGTACTTCTATTAAACCACCATACCTGCCACTACCAGCAGCTCTCCTTCGGCCATCACAATCACTCACCAAGGTACTCCTATCTTTTCCTATATCTCCTCCCTCTTTCCACTCCTCTCTTTTTCACTCCTctcttttgttgttgttgctgctgcttgAAGTCGCTGTTGCTACTTAACTGAAGATATACAATTGTTGGTTTTGAAAGAAATTAGGTTTGGGTTGTTTTTATTACTCATGGGTTTAATTGATATATGGgctattaaaaagaaaaagaaacccatttattttattaagttagaCCCAAAAACGGAAGAAAAAAATTGCACCGGTAAAACCACTAATTTCACTTAAATTTCAATAGTTGATTTTCGGTCAAATCTCGGTCAAAACCACCAAAAATTTCAGAAACGATATCAAAACCGAAATTATGTCCACCATCGAAAAtcggtataccaccgaaataccaccgaaatttcaCCAAAATTGATAACATATAGCTAATAACCACACCACCAATGTCAAGTGTCAACGTCATCTTCCTCGCGCCACTACTCAACACCACACCGTTTTCCCTATCACTATCGTTGCCGCATCTAAAACAAGAGGTTGTTAGGTTATACAATGGGATGACATACAATAGGAAATAATATGATAACTGAATAAAATTATTGTGATTTTATCTCTTGTTTGATTGTTTAAAGTATGtgataatgaatgaaataaattttaaaagatattggCATCAAATTTGACGCGAAATCTTCTACATCTATCCTTATACGAGTATTTCATTTACAATTGTCCTTTTAGTTTCttaattaatgtatttaatttacTTCTTAAATATTACGGGttttattgttttgattttCCCTCTATAAATAAAGATTTGAGTTTTGTTATTAATGAGTTTCATCAAAGATATGAAAAGTCAGTTTCCTTTCTATCACAAGTATGTGTTCAGTATATGAATTCTCCTAAATTCTGGTATTTTTCTAATCAACGattattaaaagaattattGATGGTATTCTTGTCAATCAACTAGTTCAATTATTTATAACTAACAaataacccgggttcaacccgtgcttattaataaaagttttgtgatattaaGTTACCTCGATATTTAAGAACTATGAGATAGTTCAACCTTACTTATAATCTCGAAATAGTACACATTATATTTTGAATATACGAGTATGGTACCTGAGCAATGCGGCGACAGTG
The sequence above is drawn from the Erigeron canadensis isolate Cc75 chromosome 4, C_canadensis_v1, whole genome shotgun sequence genome and encodes:
- the LOC122595378 gene encoding vacuolar fusion protein CCZ1 homolog B-like; amino-acid sequence: MGLSSAATTTGTTLSEALKFCVFDLRRGQHEGEELEKILFFFPADLPFPAQLSVIGLSEGLINFTRIFSPEAACEVIEAEMHSHVFFEAEPDIWMVMVVAKSKETEAVWRIEALRSVLKEIHSLFIMFHGSIRVLLDKEPGGGLLRSHLYTFIMDYLSDFLMGTKFLLPNFRDSLKERGTVQMLTVGREAAIEVQSLVGVLDSCMGNTSGYSVILFQDLLVSTTLPPDDTVNLFSYGVLRLTPRVLSSSGGSTWSYLRKGSVSSHAESALDRLHRLQDASSVGSGNYRVVRPLQIGKWSKGKDGFLATDIWGVEVGNLVPTTPTIWLQQTEHKMYLCAYQHKSLTIILLIPVTSMLNGEEGISMLKQQLLENASAKIFKVEEKLAKGWGGENAYHVKGYRYLLVDGDRNISRASPPGKVTTLTKESLLALNKVREDIDLVKSRAKGDDVDHEKDLEICIRAKNNAWVIARATRGKELYIVLEKANETLLYASEAVEKFSDRYCNGSFSLD